The genomic region GTCGAGGATGGTCTCGCGCAGCCGTCGCTGTCCCACGTCCGAGGTGGGGTTGTAGTACGGGCTGATTCCCACAGAGCCGAACTCGCTCATGAGCCGGCTACTCGCCAGCGACCAGTCGTTCGCAACGGCCTCGGCGTAGGATTCGGCGGCGATGTCGCGCCAGAACGCGGTGAGGTTCGAGACCGCAGTCACGGGCTGGTCCGCGGCCAGTCCCGCCCAGGCTAGCAGTGCGCAGATGCCGCCGCCGGAGGTCCCGCTCAGCGCGACGAGGTCGTACTCGGCTGGACAGTCATCGAGGATTCGTTTCAGTGCACCCGCGGTGAAGGCGGTGTGGCTGCCGCCACCCTGGCAGGCGACCGCGATTGTCGTCGTCACGCTCCGAGACGACGGCGGCGATTACCAAAGCGAACCCCCATGGAGGGTAATGTCGGTAGCGAGTACAGGAGGGGGAGCACGGGATGGGAGTTCAGGATGTGAGCACAGGATGGAAGTTCAGAATGGGAGCACAGGGAGGCGTGGTCGGCGTCCCCACAACCATCACGGTAAAGAGCGGCCACCGAGTACCTGCGACCGATGAACGTCAGCATCATCGGCAGTGGGTACGTGGGGACCACGGCCGCCGCCTGTCTCGCAGACTTCGGCCACGACGTGGTGAACGTCGACATCGACGAGGACATCGTCGCCAGCATCAACGCAGGCGAGTCGCCGGTCCACGAGCCCGGTCTCGACGAGCTCATCGCCGAACACGCGGGCGACCGCCTGCGGGCGACGACGGACTACGAGTCGGTTCTCGAGACGGACGTGACCTTCCTCGCGGTCGGGACGCCCTCGCGCGAGGACGGGAGCATCGACACGTCCGTGGTCGAGGCGGCCACCGAGATGCTTGGCGAGACGCTCGCCGAGAAGGACGGCAAACACCTCGTCATCGTCAAGAGCACGGTCGTCCCGGGGACGACCGACGGGACCGTCGCGCCCCTGCTGGCGGAGGCCGGCGACCTGACCATCGGCGAGGACGTCCACGTCGCGGTCAACCCCGAGTTCCTCCAGATGGGGTCCGCCGTCGAGAACTTCCAGACGCCCGAGAAGATCGTCTTCGGAACCCCGGAGGGTGACGAGTGGGCGCTCGACACGCTCCACGAACTGTTCGCGCCCATCGTCGAGGCTGCCGACCCCGCCATCGTCGAGACCGGCCTGCGCGAGGGCGAGATGATCAAGTACGCCAACAACGCGTTCCTCGCGAGCAAGGTGAGCCTCATCAACGACCTCGGCAACATCTGCAAGGAGTTCGACGTCGACTCCTACGAGGTCGCCGACGCCATCGGCCTGGACGACCGCATCGGCGAGCGGTTCCTGCGCTCCGGGCTCGGCTGGGGTGGCTCCTGCTTCCCGAAGGACGTTGCAGCCATCATCGCCGCCGCGAAGAACCAGGGCTACGAGCCGCCCCTGCTCGAGGCCGCGGTCGAAGTGAACGACCTGCAGCCTATCCGCCTGCTGGACTTGCTCGCGGACCACGTCGACCTCGACGGTGCCCGCATCGCGGTCCTTGGCCTCTCGTTCAAGCCCGGGACCGACGACGTGCGCGGGACCCGCGCCCTGCCCGTCATCGAGGGACTGCAGGAGCGTGGTGCCAGCGTGGTCGCCTACGACCCGGTCGCGACCGATAGCTTCCGCGAGAAGTACGACCACGTCGACATCGAGTACGCGGATTCGGCAGTGGCCGCCCTCGACGGGGCTGACGGCTGCGTGGTCGTCACCGACTGGGACGAGTTCGCCGCGCTCGACGACGAGTTCGACGCGATGGCCGACCCAGTTGTGGTCGATGGTCGACACGTTATCGGCCGGCGGGATGGAATCGAGTACGAAGGACTGACCTGGTAAGGTCGCCCCTCGAAGCGGTACCGAACCGCATGGCTGCCACTGTGTCTCTCCAGCTGGACCTCAGGGGTGACATTTCGGGGACTAACGGCTCCAGTACCAACTAGAACGGCTCCCGGACGAATGAGACGATTTCAGACACGCCAGGTCGCCCGGAAGGTGACCTGTGTCGGAGTGGGGATGATGGAATGGAATCGATGGCTGGCGAGTACCAGAGAACAGTGGGTGTTTCGGACGAGAGACTAATCGTTCAATCGCCCGAATTCCAACCATCTGGGCCCTCTTCTACAAACCTGGCTTCGTAAGCTCGCAAGAAGCCAGCGACCTGTTTCGCCTGACCGACGGCGAACTGTTTCAGACACGGTTGCAGTCTATCGGTTTCGGAACCCAGTAACCGATGATTCGCCGGTTTTCCCGTCAAGCCGTTCTGCCTGAGAACCCCGATTTCGGGTGATTCAACGTCCCGCGTATCACGGGCTGACACGTCACTTCTGATTGGCGCTTCGACGGGTTCCAGATATCCTCTCAGCACCGCCCAGACACCACCCTGCGGAGGATTCTCCGAGTCTGGGCGCGTACAGAGGGAGTTACAACTGCTCTCGTCACCCCTCCACCGTCACTTCCTCGAACGACCGGGTCTGACCACACGAGCGACGACACCCCTCGGTTCAGCAATGGTTCGCATATCAGTCAGAAAAGATATACGTGGCCCGCTTTGAACGTCGAGCATGCGCCGCCGCGCCCTCCTCACCGCTCTTGCTACCGGCGGGACAACAGCCATCGCCGGGTGTAGCTCCGGCGGTGGCTCCTGTGAGCTCCCGCCGTCGACGGTCGACCGCCCACGTGACCGGTGGCCCACAGCAGGCTACGTCCCGACGAACACCGCCTACGCCCCGGCCGGTCCTGCGGAGTCGACGGTCCAGTGGCTCACCGGCCGAGACGAGGGCGACGGCGAGTACCTCATCGGCTACTTCAGCACACCCCTCGTCGGCGACGGGCAGGTGTACACCGCGATGCTGGATTACGATCTGTTCGACGCGGACACGCGCCACGACGAGTCAGGCTTCGTCGTCGCGTTCGACGACGAGACGGGCACTGAAGCGTGGCGACTCGAACTCCCCCGGCTGGCCGGCGGGTCGCCGTCGCTCGCGGGCGACAGGCTGTTCGTCGGCGATTCGGGTGGCGGCCTCCACGCCATCTCGACCGATGGGGAGTTCATCTGGACGAAGAACCTCGGGGCACCGGCCCGAGGGTGTACCGTCGCAGGGTCGACCCTCTATGTCATCGACAACTCGGGGGCGGTCCACGGGTTCACGCTCGACGGTGACCGCTGCTGGCAGCACGACCCGTCCAGCGTCCTCGACGGCATCCTCGGCGGGGAGTCCTACGCCGTCAACAGCGCCCCGGCGGTCGACGCCTCGGGTGTCTACGCCACGGTCCACGTGAACCCGAACTCGCGGGACGACCGGACCGCCCGCGTCCTCGCGTTCGACCATGGCGGGAGCCAACGATGGCACTACGACTTCCCGGCCAGCTACCAGCCGCCGAACACGCCGACCGTCGTCGATGGCACGGTCGTCGCGACAGCCGGAAACCAGATACACGCCATCGACGCGGAATCGGGCGACCGCCAGTGGCGGTTCGTCACTGGGCACGACCACACCGGCGCGCCGGCCACCGACGGCGACCGCGTCTACGTCGGCGCGAAGAACCTCTACGCGCTCTCGCTGTCGGACGGGACCGAGCAGTGGCGCGTCGTCAACGAGGCCACGGAGGGGAGTGTCGGCTACGAGAACGGCGCGCCCTTCATGGCTCGCCCGGCGGTGACCGACGACGCGGTGTACCTTCGAGCAGGGGCGTTCGACCCGGAGGACGGGAGCCGGTTGTGGGGCGACTTCGCCAACGAGCACGCCGTCGAGGACGGCGTCCAGCGAGATTACGGCTGGCGGCCGATGGTCTCGCCGTCGGTGACCGCCGATGCCCTGTACCTCGCCCACCAGACGGAGGGGGTGCTGAAACTCGCATGAACCGCAGAGCCTTCCTGGGTCGGCTGGCTGCCGCCGGGTCGCTGGCCGCACTGGCCGGCTGTAACGACCTCGGGGGGCAGGCGAACACCCTCCCGAGCATCGGC from Haloarchaeobius sp. HME9146 harbors:
- a CDS encoding PQQ-binding-like beta-propeller repeat protein — translated: MRRRALLTALATGGTTAIAGCSSGGGSCELPPSTVDRPRDRWPTAGYVPTNTAYAPAGPAESTVQWLTGRDEGDGEYLIGYFSTPLVGDGQVYTAMLDYDLFDADTRHDESGFVVAFDDETGTEAWRLELPRLAGGSPSLAGDRLFVGDSGGGLHAISTDGEFIWTKNLGAPARGCTVAGSTLYVIDNSGAVHGFTLDGDRCWQHDPSSVLDGILGGESYAVNSAPAVDASGVYATVHVNPNSRDDRTARVLAFDHGGSQRWHYDFPASYQPPNTPTVVDGTVVATAGNQIHAIDAESGDRQWRFVTGHDHTGAPATDGDRVYVGAKNLYALSLSDGTEQWRVVNEATEGSVGYENGAPFMARPAVTDDAVYLRAGAFDPEDGSRLWGDFANEHAVEDGVQRDYGWRPMVSPSVTADALYLAHQTEGVLKLA
- the aglM gene encoding UDP-glucose 6-dehydrogenase AglM; this translates as MNVSIIGSGYVGTTAAACLADFGHDVVNVDIDEDIVASINAGESPVHEPGLDELIAEHAGDRLRATTDYESVLETDVTFLAVGTPSREDGSIDTSVVEAATEMLGETLAEKDGKHLVIVKSTVVPGTTDGTVAPLLAEAGDLTIGEDVHVAVNPEFLQMGSAVENFQTPEKIVFGTPEGDEWALDTLHELFAPIVEAADPAIVETGLREGEMIKYANNAFLASKVSLINDLGNICKEFDVDSYEVADAIGLDDRIGERFLRSGLGWGGSCFPKDVAAIIAAAKNQGYEPPLLEAAVEVNDLQPIRLLDLLADHVDLDGARIAVLGLSFKPGTDDVRGTRALPVIEGLQERGASVVAYDPVATDSFREKYDHVDIEYADSAVAALDGADGCVVVTDWDEFAALDDEFDAMADPVVVDGRHVIGRRDGIEYEGLTW